Genomic segment of Deinococcus depolymerans:
CCACAGGTCCGGTAGGCATTCCATCGCCTGTCGCCGTTCGAACACGGCGTCCATGCGTTCGTGGAACCCGCCTTCCCGACCGAACGGATACCCGTACGCGACCAGGCACGTCAACCACAGCATCCCGAAGAAACGGGGCGGAGTGTCCGACGTCGGTTTCCAGCTCGTCTCCTTGAGACAGAAGGTGCGGAACGATTCGCCGGGCGGCAGTCGCCACTTCAGGACCGCGACGAAACGAGCGACCACTTCTTCCGCGTTCGCGTCCGGGTCTCCCGTCACCAGCGCCAACTCGTGCGGCGTCGCGGGCAGCTGCTCCACCGCCGTCTCTCTTTCTCCCGGTCCGACGGAGAAGTAGTAGGCGGCGAGTCTGGCGTTCCATTCGTCATAGCTCCATACGCGCCAATCTCGGACGGCGGTCGGCTGTGCTCCAGTCATGATGTCCTCTCCCGAATCCGCCGACATCCATCCGGCCGACGTGAATTGATGCGACGTTCTAGCACCCGCCCCGACGCTTGCGGAGTCGATTTGACCGGCACCCGTCGGGGGCCTGCGAGGTGTCCAGGATCCCCATGGAGCGAACTGCGAAACGAATATGAGTGTAAACCGATAATGAAAAGTTTCACTAAATTATTTGCGCCCTCGTCGCCGGAAGGACTGTCGGGCGTCTCTCTCGAGAGCATGAAGCTCGGCGAAGATCCGGGGGAGACCCGATGCTCTAGCTTCGGAGCATGCCCGACCGACTCACGAAGGAGCAGCGCAGCGCCCTCATGGGCAGGGTTCGGCAGAAGGACACGGCCCCCGAACTCGCCCTGCGTTCCGCGCTCCACCGGCGCGGCCTGCGTTTCAGGAAGAACGTCAGAGGCCTGCCGGGATCGCCGGACGTCGTGTTCCCGGGCGCGAAGGTGGCGGTGTTCGTCGACGGCGACTTCTGGCACGGCCGGGACTTCGCGGCCTGGTCCGCGAAACTCCAGCCCTTCTGGAAGGCCAAGATCGAACGCAACATCGAACGCGACCGCGGCAACGTCGCCGACCTGGAAGCCCTGGGTTGGCAGGTCCTCCGGGTGTGGGAGAAGGACGTGAAGAAACGTCTCCCCGACGTGGTGGAAGAAGTCGCCTCGCTCGTCTCTGCCCGTCGCGCCACCCGCTGAGACACGCCGCGCCCCGCCCCGGCTCCCGCGCCGGGCGCGGCTCACTCGGCGGGCGAGAGCACGCGCCGATCGACGAGTGCCCGCAGGTGCCGGGCCAGACGCGCAGGGAGTCGGCCGCCGCGGATCAGCACGCCCAACTCCATGTTCCTGGACAGCGCCGCGTCCGTGATGTTCGCACTCGTCACCAGCGCGATCCTGCCGTCCGCGACCGCGCACTTGGCGTGCACGACTCCACGCCGTCCGGCTTCCTGTTCCGTCCACACGTACACGGTGGCGCCCGGTACGGCGGCGCGCATGGCCGAGACGCAGTCCGTGTCGAGTCGCCCTCCCAGCGTCGTCGGCGCTTCGAGCACGACGGAGACCTCCACGCCCCGGGCGACCGCGTCGCGGAGGGCGGCCGATACGGACGGAACCTCGTAGGCGACGAAATTGACGACCTGCACGGTGCGGACGGCTTCCCCGACCACTTCCGCCAGGACGCTCTCCGTGCGCCGCATCGGGACCTCCTCGGTCACGGGGCCCGTCCAGACGAGATCCACGCCCTCCTCTCCGCGCAGGTGTTCCGCCGTGGCCGCCGCGGCGTCCAGGGCCGCCGCCAACTCGCCGGGGGTGACCGTCGTGGCCGTCCAGGCCGCGACGAGTTCCCGCTCGAGCGCGGAGCCGCCTGCGGAGCGCGGGCCCGAGTGCTCCAGACGCTCGGCCAGCCGCCGGACGTGGCCGGGCGGCCATTCGTGCGCGACGGCCGCCACCGCTCGCCAGAGTCGCTGTCCGCTCACGTCACTCGAAGAAGCCGGCGTCACGGCATTCGAACGTGGGGACCAGCAGGGCCCGGTCCAGGTATCGGTTGCCGCGTTCGCAGGACGTTTCGGCCACGAACCCGCAGGCGTGGCAGGACGCCGAGTGGAGCGAGCGGTCCTTGCCGGGATCGTGTTCCGAGCACAGCGGGTCGGACGAGCAGACGTGGGACCGCCGCAGCGCCTGACGGATGATCCGGCCCAGGTTCTCCGGCTTGCCGAGTTCGACCAGTCCGCCCAACGTACCGTCAGAATCGGCCGCGGCGGTGTAGAGCAGCACGCCCGCCATGGGTGCGGACTCGTCGTCGTTGGAGTAGATGCGCTCCCGGATGCTGGCGGCGTTGTAACCGCATTCCAACGCGAACTCGCGGATCAGCAGATGCGACAGGGTGTGCAGCATGGCGTACCGCATGCCCGGATAGCGCGCTTCGGGATTGAGTTTCCGACTGGCGCGCCAGCCCTTGTGCCCCTCGAACAGGCGGGCGTCCCTGCGCCGCACCGCCGCCCTGTCGAGCCAGGCGCGCAGGGCCTCCTCGTCGAACCGGATGAAGACGCCTTCGCCGTGGACCTCGTTCGCGGGGACCCAGGGTGTCCGCCCCTTCGTGAGGCGGGCGACGCGTTCCTTGCCGTTCTCGTCGAACACCTCTTCGGGCGAGTCGACGCGGGTGAAACCCAACAGGGCGTTCACTTCGCGCAGGCGTTTGACCAGGGACACGGCTCCGAGCTTCCCGGCGTACTCGGACGGCACGTCGCAGGCTTCCGCCATGAAGTGCGGCCAGTCGTTGTCGCCGCCGTCCGGCGCGATCAGCACTTCCCATTCCGGGCGTTTCATCTCCTCCTCGGTGACGGGGCGGGCCTCCTGCGACTCTCCGGCCACGCGCCTGCGGACGGCCTCCCACACGTCCTCGGGCGCGTACCGGTCGATGTCCGGGTAACGGGCCTGCCGCTTGAGCTGTTTGAGGACGCCCCGCAGTTCGCCCAGGTCCTCGGCGTCCTTGATGTCCTCCCAGGCTTCCTGCACGAACTGCTCGACCGGGGCGTCGCCGGTCGGGATGGCGAGGGCCGACAGCGTCACTGGGAACCAGGCGTTCGTGGCGCCCAGGATCACCGGCCTGGCCTGTTCGGCACAGTCCTTCTCGAACGCGTCCAGGTGCGGGTGTCGGCCACGACAGGCCGGCAGCGTCTCCTTGCCTTCGCCGCCGAAGGCGTGGACCATGGAGCGGGCCTGCCCGCACCCGTCGCGCCGCACCCACAGGTTCTCCGTCTGGAGGGACGCGCCGCTCTCGAAGAAGCGCAGCGTGCCCCGGCAGGCCGTCGGGCCGCCGTGGACGAACCAGTGCCACGGGAAGTCGTCCAGGTGCCCGTTCGAACAGGCGAGCAGGAACCTGGCCGGTACGGCGTCGGACTTCTTGCCTTTGCCCTTCTCGCAGTTGGGATGGACGAAGCGGGTGCGTTCCGGCCGGTACCGGTCCGGTGCGAGTTCGAAGAGGCCGGAGTCGTACTCGGCCAGCAGGCCGCACTTCACGCAGCGCAGCCACCGCGGGAACGGACGGACCGGAACGCCTCGCAGC
This window contains:
- a CDS encoding very short patch repair endonuclease, giving the protein MPDRLTKEQRSALMGRVRQKDTAPELALRSALHRRGLRFRKNVRGLPGSPDVVFPGAKVAVFVDGDFWHGRDFAAWSAKLQPFWKAKIERNIERDRGNVADLEALGWQVLRVWEKDVKKRLPDVVEEVASLVSARRATR
- the drmC gene encoding DISARM system phospholipase D-like protein DrmC, with the translated sequence MTPASSSDVSGQRLWRAVAAVAHEWPPGHVRRLAERLEHSGPRSAGGSALERELVAAWTATTVTPGELAAALDAAAATAEHLRGEEGVDLVWTGPVTEEVPMRRTESVLAEVVGEAVRTVQVVNFVAYEVPSVSAALRDAVARGVEVSVVLEAPTTLGGRLDTDCVSAMRAAVPGATVYVWTEQEAGRRGVVHAKCAVADGRIALVTSANITDAALSRNMELGVLIRGGRLPARLARHLRALVDRRVLSPAE
- a CDS encoding DUF1998 domain-containing protein; this translates as MGSVRPSQLLWTYGPGALVDLPNLSVLTMGLDHWQAGLCTEIAEPRLLAAVRHELGPQVQSLRRPPVGDDNVDPLSPEALRGVPVRPFPRWLRCVKCGLLAEYDSGLFELAPDRYRPERTRFVHPNCEKGKGKKSDAVPARFLLACSNGHLDDFPWHWFVHGGPTACRGTLRFFESGASLQTENLWVRRDGCGQARSMVHAFGGEGKETLPACRGRHPHLDAFEKDCAEQARPVILGATNAWFPVTLSALAIPTGDAPVEQFVQEAWEDIKDAEDLGELRGVLKQLKRQARYPDIDRYAPEDVWEAVRRRVAGESQEARPVTEEEMKRPEWEVLIAPDGGDNDWPHFMAEACDVPSEYAGKLGAVSLVKRLREVNALLGFTRVDSPEEVFDENGKERVARLTKGRTPWVPANEVHGEGVFIRFDEEALRAWLDRAAVRRRDARLFEGHKGWRASRKLNPEARYPGMRYAMLHTLSHLLIREFALECGYNAASIRERIYSNDDESAPMAGVLLYTAAADSDGTLGGLVELGKPENLGRIIRQALRRSHVCSSDPLCSEHDPGKDRSLHSASCHACGFVAETSCERGNRYLDRALLVPTFECRDAGFFE